A region of the Sphingobium yanoikuyae genome:
CGACGGCATTGTTGACCAATGCCTCGATTGATCCCCAGCGCGCGATGAGCGCGTCGCGAGCAGCCTCGAACGCAGCCTCGTCGCGTACATCGAGTGTAAGGCCCAATGCGGTTTCACCGCTTGGATCAAGCTCCAGCGCCAGTGCGTGGGCCGCAGCGCCGTCAATGTCCGAGATCCCGACATTGTAGCCCGCCTCGTGGAAGGCGCGTGCAATAGCGGCGCCCAGCCCTTGCGAACCGCCGGTGATGAGCAGCGTCCGCGGATTTTCCGGGCGGCTCACAGCAGATATCCGATCCCAAACTGGAAATCGTCGGCGTTGATCAGCGCCACAACCTTCTCATCAAGGAGGAGCGAGCCATCCTCCGCCCGAACGATGCGATAACGCGTGTCGGCGGGCAGGAAGCGCATATGCTCATATTTATATTCGGCCAGCATCTGCGCCCCGCGCAGCGTGATCGAGCTCTCGTCCCGTGCCTCAAGCACGAACCGCGATACCGTTCGCACGGTCCGAGCCGGCGGCGCCGATGACATGGAGAAACCCGACAACAGTCGCTTGGCGCGCGCCTGGCGCATCTCCTGGTCGTCATAGACGATGTTGAGCGCGTCGACATAATCGGCATCGCGCTCAACCGGGATAATATATTTGCCGGTCTGCGTCCAAAGCTTGAGCCAGGGCTTGTAGTCCAGCCGGTCAAGCATGTCGGCTTCAGCCCAGATGAAGGCGATCGCCTCCTCGAACGTCGGCGCCCCCGTCTGCAAATCCGTCACGACATTTTTCTCCTGAAGATCGAAGCTCATGCGCTCATCATCCGCTTCCACTGCTGATAGGCAGCCCTCATGCCGGTCTCAGCACTGACGTCACCCGCATTATGGCCGACCTCGGCCACGCCATCGGGCGCATCAACGCCGCGATTGAGCATGATCCAAAGATCATCGCCCGCCCGCGCACCGCGCTGCACCCGCTCCCAGCCCTCGGCATCGTCGGGCGTGCCAAAGCCCATCGGCCCCTGGAAATGCTCATGCAGCCGCAACCGCGCTCGGTTGCCCGCTGCCGGGCCGCCGTCCATGCCGATAGCGACGTGGGTAATTTCCGTCTCATCGACCGCCACCGGGCGCAGCACGCGGAAAAAGGCCATGGAACAGGCGACATTGGGGAACAGGTTCAGGTTGAAGCCCGAACCGCCCACGGCGCGCACCACCTTGCGCACCGTCGCATCGTCATGCCCCTCGTCGCGCAATTCCTGCGCCAGATCGGCGAAACGATCAGGGATCGGCGCGTCGAGATTATCTTCGAGGTCGATGAGGTCGGGGATCATCACCATGACGCTGTGGCCATTGCCCAAATCCTCGACCCAGCCGCCCTGCCCCAGCACGTCGAAGACATTTTCCGTCTCCGCGTCGAGACTGTCGAGAAAGGTCTTGTGGACGATCGGGAAATGATAGGCGTCGGTGGTGTTCTCCAGCTGGATTTTCCAGTTGCCCGGAAAGCGGAACTTGTGTTCGCCAAGCGTCTTCACGCCAAAGCCAGCACCCTGTTTCATGAACAGGTCCATCCACTTCTTGGCCGGCCCCAGGAAATCCACCAGCGGTTCGATATCGCTGTTGAATGTGGCAAAGATCATGCCCTGATAGATTTCGACCCGCAGCGAGATCAGCGGGAACTCCGTAGTGTCGAACGCCTCGTCATAGCCCTTGGCATGGGGCACCTTACGCAAGCGGCCGTCGGGATCGTAGCTCCAGCCGTGATAGGGGCAGACGAAGACGCTGGCCTTGCCCTTCTTCTTCTCGCACACACTTGCCGCGCGGTGGCGGCAACGGTTCAGAAGGACATGGACTTTGCTTTCCTTGTCCCGCGTCACGATCACGGGCTGGTTACCAACAAAACTGGTCTTGAACGTGTTCTTCGTTGGCACGTCACTTTCATGGGCGACCCAGACCCATGTATTGTTGAAGATCCGGTCCATCTCTTCCTCAAAGATAGCGGGATCCTTGTAGAGCGCGGTATGGACGCGATCGTCCTTCACCAGCGCGGCGAAATCTGTGGTGCTCATGCGCCCTCCTCGGCGTCTTGCTGGGGGACGGAAATGTCGGCCTCGTCATTCCACGGGCCGACATCCCGGGAGAAAATATTCTCGGTCACGAAACGGGACATCCGCCACGCACCGTCCTCGAAAACACAGTCGATCGTCAGAGCCGCACTGCGGCAGTCAGATCGGCCGTCGCGATAGGTCGATACCTGCAACATCATCCAGCGACCGGTGGCATGCCCCGCATCCGCGACGTCGATCGTCTCGGACGAGAGATAATGGCCGTTCAGTCTGAAGTGCAGCGGGCTGGTATAGCTGGCCAGCATGGCGACGATGGCGTCGCGCCCCTCATGCCGGCCGAAAGCCTTGCGATAGCGCCCCGTGCCCTCCCAGACAGCATCGCGGGTGAACAGCCCGCCCAGCACATCCATCGGGGTCGACGGCCCCAGCGTGTCGCACAGACGGAAATAGTCCATCACGACGCGCCGGACCGCCGCCTCTGCTTCCAGCAATGCGATCCGCTGGCTCAACAGGGCAAGGGCGCCGGCTTCTGTCATGCGGGGATGACCAACTCCCGGCCGACCCGGGCTTCGACGCGCATATATTTCCAAAGTCGATACTCGCCGACCTCGATGGTGCGGAACAGGTTGCAGGCGGCGACCACCGTCGCGCGATCGGGCACGTCCGCCATGACGTAGAAGGTCCAGGGCCAGCCATTGGGCGAGGTGCCGACCATGGTTTCGTCATCGTCCAGCGTACCCAGCACGGTCACGCCCGGCAGGTCACGAATGCCCTTGAGCATCTCGCCAGTGGCGGCCCAGACCTTGCCGATCTCGGTTGCGGGCAGATCGAAGAAATTCTGGAGCACGGCAGCGCAGAAAAGGACGCGCAGGGGTTTGGCAGGTGTGTCGGTCATGAATGCGATCCTTTTGTCGATCAGGGAAATCCGGGCGGGTTGTCGAGCCCGAGCAGCACCCGGCCCGCGCTGGCAAACGTGCCTTCGGACAGGAAGGCATGCTGGGCCACCACCATCGCGTCATGGACATAGGCCGCAAGCGGATGGTCGTTGTAGATGCCGGTTGTGCCCGACAGCATGAAGGCGGTCTGGGCGACTTCACAGCCGATCCGCGCAACGTGGCTCGAGGCGAGGCGCAGCAAGCCCGTTTGCTTGAGTGATGCCGGATCGCCCGCGCACAAGGTAGCCCAAACATCCTCGGTCGCCTCGTAGAAGAAGACACGGGCAGATCGGAGTTTGGCTTCTGCCTTGGCAATCTCGGTCTGCACATAGGCGCGGTCGGCCAGCACCGGCGCTCCAGTGATGGAGGCGCGCCCTCCCGCCATCTGCGTGATTTCGTCCAGTGCGGCGCGCGCTACACCCACACCAACGATCGCCAGTACCTGCGCGGCGAAGGCCATGGAGGGATAGCGATAAAGCGGCGTGTCGAGTGTCGGCGCGCCGCCCCGGATGAAGGTCCATTCTTCTGGTACGACGACCTCGTCGACGACCAGGTCATGGCTACCCGTGCCCTGGAGGCCGATCACATCCCAGTTGCGTTCGATCGCGACCGACGAGGCGGGCATGACCGCCATGCGCGGAAGGCCGCCTTTCTCGCCTTCCACTTTGACGCCGACGCCGATGATATCGGCCCCGGTCGATCCGCTGCCGAACTTCCAGCGCCCCGACACCTTGAGGCCACCCTCGACCTTCGCCGCTGCCTGCGGCGGGAAGAGCGCACCTGCAAAGATCACGTCCGGCCCATCGGCATAGACCTTGGCCAACGTCCCCGTCGGCAAAGAGGCCAGATACATGGACGAGACACCGAAGCTTGCCACCCAGCCTATCGAGCCGTCAGCCTCGGACAAGCGCTCGATCAGCTTCAGGAAGGTCGCAGGCGACACCTCCAGACCACCATAGCGGGTCGACACAAGCGCCCTGTAGACGCCCAGGCGGCGCAGCTCGGCGACTATGTCGGCCGGCAATTGGCCAAGGGCCGCAATTTCCTGCCTTCTTGCGCGGAAAGAAGCGATCAGCTCTTCGCCAATGGGGGCGATGCCGGGCGTTTCCGCGGCGCTCCGCCCGGAAAGGGCGTTCAACGCGTTCATCAGCAAATTTCCTTATGTTGTAGATTCTGGTCAGAATGGGCGAACAAGCGCGCGATGGCGCAGAGCCGTGCATCATCTCCCCGGCGCGCCACCAGTTGCAGCGCCGCCGGTCGCCCTGACGGCGTTGTCAGCGGCAGCGAGATCGCAGGATGGCAACTGAGGTTGAAAGGACGCACGAGAGAGGACAGCCGCAGGATCGATGCCGCGTCACCCATTGCGTCGACGTGCGGCGGAAATCCTGGCAGTGTCGGCAACGCCAGGACGTCAAAGCGCTCCAGCAAGGCATCAACCTGCGCAATGAAGCTGGCCTTGACTTCTTGCGCCCAGACCATGCGTTCCACCGTTGCAACCGTGGGTGCTGCGCGCAAACGTTGTTCGACATCAATGCCAAGCAGACCTGTGTCCACCAGATGACCGTAAGCGGCAGAAGCCTCTGCTGCCATTTTGACGACGCCAGCCTGGAAAGCGTCCTCCAGAAGCGGCAGGGAGCAGGTTTCGACGGCATCCCAAAGCGAAGCAAGCGCAGCGGCAACAGCGCCCGCCACCTCTTCATCAGCGATGACTTCTACAAATCCTATGGCGGGCCGAGCAACTGGGTCAGCGACCGCAAAATCAGGATCCATCTGTTCCATGGCACCTTCGATCAGCGACATGGAGCGGGCGAACAAGCCGACACAATCCAGGTCGCTGTCGCTTGGCGTCAGGCCATCGCGGCTTAGCCGTCCAAAGCTCGGCTTGAAACCGATAACACCGCAACAGGCTGCAGGCATGCGGACCGAGCCACCCGTATCTGTGCCGAGCGACAGGTCGACCAGTCCGGCAGCGACTGCAGCGGCAGAACCGCTGGATGATCCGCCGGGCATAAGGCCGGGATAGAGCGGATTTTCGACATGTCCCGTCCAGTCGTTGAGGCCCGTCATGCCGTAGGCCAATTCGTGCATGCTCGCCTTGGCAATGATCCGATAGCCGGCCTCAACCAGAGCCTGCACCACGTGGGCGTTACGCTGTGCAGGTGCGACATCGGCAAAGGCCCGGGAGCCGCAGCAGGTGCGCGCGCCCGCAATATCTATGCAGTCCTTGACTGCGACGGACGGACCACTGCCCGGCACGTCATAGCTTTCAATCAGGATAGCAGACATCCCCGATTTCCCTTGATGGCTGATATAAGAAAGCTGGATCATATTACGTGAATAGTCAAGTAATTTTCATTCATTCTCTTGCTTGAACATGCCCCGGTCTCCCGGTAGGGATTTTGGGGCGGGAGAGATGCGGGCCATCTGGGTGCCGGAGCCCGCGCAAGCAGGGATCACAGATGGTTGAAGAGGTACAGGAACCCGAAATTGCAGGTGACGCCGCCCCCTTCAACATGGAGGAATGGCCCTTCTACTGGCTCACCCGCTTTACCGGCCGCTATCTGCTGCAAATGGAACTGGCACTTAAACCGCTGGGCCTCGACATCCCGCGGTGGCGTGTGCTCATGACATTGCGCAACCGCGAGACGATGAGCGTCAGCGAGATTGCCGACCATGCGATCGTCAAGTTGCCGACCATGACCAAGATCGTGAAGCGCATGCAGGCCGACAATCTGGTGCATTGCAGGCAGAGTGTGGCAGACGGCCGAGTGACCGAAGTCTCGCTGACCCCTGAAGGCGTTGTCGCTGGTCGCAAGGCCTGGGAAGCAGCGAACAGGATTTACGAGCGCGCCTTTGAAGATCTGTCGAAAAAGGATGTTTCGACACTCAACAAACTTCTCCGGACGATAACGCGCAGCCTGGCTGGCTAACCCAGCCCACAAAGTCATAGCCGGCAAACAGTGCCGGCTTTCAGCCTTCCAACACGACAGAAGACCGCCGATGTTTTCGCATCGGCGGTCTCTCCTGCGAACGCTGCCTCTATTTAGAAATTATAGGTCAGCTTGGCGCCATAAGTGCGCGGCGGCGCCATGCCGTAGCTGTAGGTGCCAAAGCGCGTGCTAGCGACGGCACTGGTTATGACCGTTTCATCCTCGATGTTGCGGACAAAGCCCTGCAGGCTCCACTTCTTGCTCTCCGGCGTGAAGGTCACGATCAGGTCGCTACGCGAATAGCTGTCCTGCTTCTGATAGGCGAAATTCTCGATCCCATAGAAGGACGAGGTTTCGATATGGGTCTGGACACGCGGGGTCAGCGTGCCGCCGAGCAGCCCGAAGCTGTGCTCATATCCCATATTGAACGACCAGCGTGGCGCCTGGGTCGAGCGGTTGCCCGAATAGTCGGTCACGCAGGTACCGTCAGTCGCGATGTTGAGACAAAGCTCGGTATATTCCGAATGCAGGAATACCGCGCTGGCATCAAACCGGTCGACGTCGCTCGGCTGGAAGACGGTTTCCGCCTCAAGTCCCCAAATGCGCGACTTACCAGCGTTGAATACCGCCGAAAGACCGACCGTCTGGTCACGCACCGAAATCTGCTGATCCTTGTAATTATACAGGAAGGCCGACAGGTTCAGTTGCAGGCTGTTATCGAGGAAGCGATTTTTCGAGCCGACTTCCCAGGAAGTGATGGTTTCCGGCTGATATGGCAGGGTATTCTGCCCCGGCACAGTATTGAAGCCACCCGCCTTATAGCCGGTATCAAACTTGGCGTAGACCATGTTGCGCGGGCTATAGTCGTAGGTCAGGCCAGCATGATAGGTGGTCTTGGTGCTCGAGGCATCATCGTCCTGCGCAACATTGCCACTGCCGGTGTTGCTGTAGCCCGTGCGGCTCTTATAGTCGTCCGAATAGCGGATACCAAACTCCGCCTTCAGCCCGTCGATCACTTCATAGCTTGCCTGCCCGAAGGCGGCCTTCGACTTCGCCTTCACATTATAGGAGAAGGTGAAGATGTTCGACGGCGGATTGGCCACCGCATAGCTCTGGAACAGGCTGAACAGGTCCGAGGTTTCGCGGAACAGATAGCCGCCGATCTGCCACTTGAACCGGCCATTGCCGTTAGAGACCAGGCGGACCTCGTGGGACCAGTCATGCACCTTCTCGGTTGGCTGAATATAGGCCGCCTGGCTGGTAGTGCCGTCCAGATCGCGCAACTGCGAATAATCGGTGTCGCGGAAGCCACCCAGATAGACCAGGCTCGCAAAGCCCAGATCATATTCGCCGTTCCATTGGATCGTGCGCAGTGTCGTGTCGATATACTGGTTTGGCAGGCTGTGCGGCGTGCCGTCGCCATCCACGTCCGGGCGATAGCTGGTGTCGATCGCACCCGAGGAGGTATACCGCAGCGGCGTGCCCCACATCGTCGGACCGACGCCGCCGATTTTGGTCAACTGGCCGGTCAGCAACAGCTTGAGGCGATGGGTCGGTTTCCACTGAACGTGAAGGCGCACCGACTGGGAATCAGCGTCGTCGCCGGCGCGCGCAGGCGCCTCATTGACGCGATAGCCGTCATGCTTGCTGGTCGAGAACGCCGCGCGAACCGCCAGCGTGTCCGTGACCGGCAGGTTGATCATGCCCTCGGTCGTGATCTGGTCGTAATTGCCCACGCCGACCGCAACCTTGCCCTCGAACTCGTCCTTAGGCTTTGCGGTGATGACGTTGATCGCGCCGCCCGTGGCATTACGGCCGTAGAGCGTACCTTGGGGGCCACGCAGGACTTCGACGCGCTCGAGATCGAACATCGAATCGCCAAAGCCGAAGGGCTTCTGGATGTAGAAACCATCCTGCGCAATCGAGATGGCCGGATCGCCGATTTCATTGGTGTTCTGGCTCGAAACGCCGCGCACCGCGATGATGACGTTGGCGGAGTTCTTGGAGATGCCCACCCCCGGCGCGATCGCCGCGATATCCGTCAGCGTGGAAACGCCATTCTTTTCCAGCGCCTTTTGATCGAAAGCGGTGATGGCGATCGCGGTCTTCTGAACCGATGTTTCCCGCTTTTCAGCCGTAACGACAATTTCGTCGATACCGCCGGAGGACTGCTCGGCCGTCTGCGCCATGGCCGCACTTGCATGGAAGCCTGCCAGCACGACCAGACTCACACTGCTCAAACGCTTGAACTGTTTCATCGCTAAAACCCCTTTCGCTCTTGTTTTGTTACCGAACGACATCAATTTTTTATGTCATTATATCGTAATCTTCAAGTATTTTTATTGCACTTTACGCTATCGCCACGCAACGACGTTTCATTAATTCGCTACGCCGCTAATCACCGGTAGGGATCGTTTAAAATCTCTTTATTTTCAGCATTTTGCGCAATTTCACGGTCGGAAAACAGCATCGGTTTGTACTGAAATTCCCGGAACAGGCCGACCTGATCGAGGACATGTTGCGCGCCCTCTTCGGCCTGGCCCGGCGCTACCACATTACGGCCCACTGCCCCGGTTGGGCGCAGTTCAATAAGGTGATTCTGAGTACCCCGTTCCGCAAGCGGGACGATAACTGGCTCGCGCGAACCTTGCGGCACATTATGGGCGTTGGCGGTCGCGAACTGGGTTGTCAGGATCGGGTCGGACCAGCGAGCCATATCCGCCCCGCGCGCAGCCGCGAGCTTCGCCAAGACCAGCCGCAAAGTTTCGACCTGGACCGACGTAGCATCCCGCCCGCCCAGATAGTCCGCCTTGACCGGCAGCGACGCCGTCTTGCCGGCCAATATCCGCGCCAGCAGCTTGGGACCACGCCCAATGTCATAGGTATCGCTGCGCTTGTAGCCGAGCGATTTGGACAGCGACGGCCCGACGACCTCGGGGGCGAAAAGACGCGCGGTCATCGCCGCCAGCCAGGCATCATAGATGACCAGCGCCGGGCTGTCATAGCGGCCGTCGCCATCGGCAT
Encoded here:
- a CDS encoding amidase is translated as MIQLSYISHQGKSGMSAILIESYDVPGSGPSVAVKDCIDIAGARTCCGSRAFADVAPAQRNAHVVQALVEAGYRIIAKASMHELAYGMTGLNDWTGHVENPLYPGLMPGGSSSGSAAAVAAGLVDLSLGTDTGGSVRMPAACCGVIGFKPSFGRLSRDGLTPSDSDLDCVGLFARSMSLIEGAMEQMDPDFAVADPVARPAIGFVEVIADEEVAGAVAAALASLWDAVETCSLPLLEDAFQAGVVKMAAEASAAYGHLVDTGLLGIDVEQRLRAAPTVATVERMVWAQEVKASFIAQVDALLERFDVLALPTLPGFPPHVDAMGDAASILRLSSLVRPFNLSCHPAISLPLTTPSGRPAALQLVARRGDDARLCAIARLFAHSDQNLQHKEIC
- a CDS encoding nuclear transport factor 2 family protein, whose translation is MTEAGALALLSQRIALLEAEAAVRRVVMDYFRLCDTLGPSTPMDVLGGLFTRDAVWEGTGRYRKAFGRHEGRDAIVAMLASYTSPLHFRLNGHYLSSETIDVADAGHATGRWMMLQVSTYRDGRSDCRSAALTIDCVFEDGAWRMSRFVTENIFSRDVGPWNDEADISVPQQDAEEGA
- a CDS encoding acyl-CoA dehydrogenase family protein, translating into MNALNALSGRSAAETPGIAPIGEELIASFRARRQEIAALGQLPADIVAELRRLGVYRALVSTRYGGLEVSPATFLKLIERLSEADGSIGWVASFGVSSMYLASLPTGTLAKVYADGPDVIFAGALFPPQAAAKVEGGLKVSGRWKFGSGSTGADIIGVGVKVEGEKGGLPRMAVMPASSVAIERNWDVIGLQGTGSHDLVVDEVVVPEEWTFIRGGAPTLDTPLYRYPSMAFAAQVLAIVGVGVARAALDEITQMAGGRASITGAPVLADRAYVQTEIAKAEAKLRSARVFFYEATEDVWATLCAGDPASLKQTGLLRLASSHVARIGCEVAQTAFMLSGTTGIYNDHPLAAYVHDAMVVAQHAFLSEGTFASAGRVLLGLDNPPGFP
- a CDS encoding aromatic-ring-hydroxylating dioxygenase subunit beta, which encodes MSFDLQEKNVVTDLQTGAPTFEEAIAFIWAEADMLDRLDYKPWLKLWTQTGKYIIPVERDADYVDALNIVYDDQEMRQARAKRLLSGFSMSSAPPARTVRTVSRFVLEARDESSITLRGAQMLAEYKYEHMRFLPADTRYRIVRAEDGSLLLDEKVVALINADDFQFGIGYLL
- a CDS encoding MarR family winged helix-turn-helix transcriptional regulator translates to MEEWPFYWLTRFTGRYLLQMELALKPLGLDIPRWRVLMTLRNRETMSVSEIADHAIVKLPTMTKIVKRMQADNLVHCRQSVADGRVTEVSLTPEGVVAGRKAWEAANRIYERAFEDLSKKDVSTLNKLLRTITRSLAG
- a CDS encoding TonB-dependent receptor, giving the protein MKQFKRLSSVSLVVLAGFHASAAMAQTAEQSSGGIDEIVVTAEKRETSVQKTAIAITAFDQKALEKNGVSTLTDIAAIAPGVGISKNSANVIIAVRGVSSQNTNEIGDPAISIAQDGFYIQKPFGFGDSMFDLERVEVLRGPQGTLYGRNATGGAINVITAKPKDEFEGKVAVGVGNYDQITTEGMINLPVTDTLAVRAAFSTSKHDGYRVNEAPARAGDDADSQSVRLHVQWKPTHRLKLLLTGQLTKIGGVGPTMWGTPLRYTSSGAIDTSYRPDVDGDGTPHSLPNQYIDTTLRTIQWNGEYDLGFASLVYLGGFRDTDYSQLRDLDGTTSQAAYIQPTEKVHDWSHEVRLVSNGNGRFKWQIGGYLFRETSDLFSLFQSYAVANPPSNIFTFSYNVKAKSKAAFGQASYEVIDGLKAEFGIRYSDDYKSRTGYSNTGSGNVAQDDDASSTKTTYHAGLTYDYSPRNMVYAKFDTGYKAGGFNTVPGQNTLPYQPETITSWEVGSKNRFLDNSLQLNLSAFLYNYKDQQISVRDQTVGLSAVFNAGKSRIWGLEAETVFQPSDVDRFDASAVFLHSEYTELCLNIATDGTCVTDYSGNRSTQAPRWSFNMGYEHSFGLLGGTLTPRVQTHIETSSFYGIENFAYQKQDSYSRSDLIVTFTPESKKWSLQGFVRNIEDETVITSAVASTRFGTYSYGMAPPRTYGAKLTYNF
- a CDS encoding aromatic ring-hydroxylating oxygenase subunit alpha, with translation MSTTDFAALVKDDRVHTALYKDPAIFEEEMDRIFNNTWVWVAHESDVPTKNTFKTSFVGNQPVIVTRDKESKVHVLLNRCRHRAASVCEKKKGKASVFVCPYHGWSYDPDGRLRKVPHAKGYDEAFDTTEFPLISLRVEIYQGMIFATFNSDIEPLVDFLGPAKKWMDLFMKQGAGFGVKTLGEHKFRFPGNWKIQLENTTDAYHFPIVHKTFLDSLDAETENVFDVLGQGGWVEDLGNGHSVMVMIPDLIDLEDNLDAPIPDRFADLAQELRDEGHDDATVRKVVRAVGGSGFNLNLFPNVACSMAFFRVLRPVAVDETEITHVAIGMDGGPAAGNRARLRLHEHFQGPMGFGTPDDAEGWERVQRGARAGDDLWIMLNRGVDAPDGVAEVGHNAGDVSAETGMRAAYQQWKRMMSA